The Methylorubrum populi genome contains a region encoding:
- a CDS encoding bifunctional 3-(3-hydroxy-phenyl)propionate/3-hydroxycinnamic acid hydroxylase, translating into MSQRGWSCPVMVVGCGPVGATLALMLARLGVRVLLIEREAGIYPLPRAIAFDSDAFRILQSIGIGRDDFATVAVPRIRLRSPWFGLLADADMRFERDTHPAQSTFHQPDLEDALRRRLRDHPDRIDLRLGTTLLGYEEDEGKLTVRLRGPGGDYAVSPSCVVGCDGANSVMRKAAGIDFRGRSYDDDWLVIDADNPDGGIDHVEFLCDPRRPTPHMPAPMGRQRWEFKLRPGETRAAMERDEAVDRVLAPWGGLAKVRIHRRAVYRFQARSASTYRKGRIMIAGDAAHVTPPFVGQGLISGLRDSHNLAWKLAAVVHGRAPEAILDSYDAERRPHARAMIDFARRIGAIVVPRSRLGGIVVHGLLKGARLLPTARRYLDQLGMRPPARFARGLFRRGSRSGRVRAGEAFPQVWLRDAGGDRVRSDDAFGPWLVCLGYRCDPSVMLDADGRTLAARLGAEIVEIVPAHARCPPAGYRDADDALEGRLAAGSVVLLRPDRVVMCAGTAAGTRAMLLDAERMMRDGTAETRG; encoded by the coding sequence GTGTCGCAGCGCGGATGGTCCTGTCCGGTGATGGTGGTGGGGTGCGGGCCGGTGGGCGCGACGCTCGCGCTGATGCTCGCGCGCCTCGGCGTCAGGGTGCTCCTGATCGAGCGCGAGGCCGGCATCTACCCACTGCCCCGCGCCATCGCCTTCGACAGCGACGCCTTCCGCATCCTCCAGTCGATCGGGATCGGGCGCGACGATTTCGCCACCGTCGCCGTTCCGCGCATCCGGCTTCGATCGCCCTGGTTCGGCCTGCTGGCGGACGCCGACATGCGCTTCGAGCGCGACACCCATCCCGCACAGAGCACCTTCCACCAGCCCGATCTGGAAGATGCGCTGCGTCGGCGTCTGCGCGATCACCCCGACCGGATCGACCTTCGCCTCGGGACCACTCTTCTCGGCTACGAAGAGGATGAGGGTAAGCTCACCGTCCGCCTCCGGGGCCCCGGAGGCGACTATGCCGTTTCGCCGTCCTGCGTCGTCGGCTGCGACGGGGCGAACTCCGTCATGCGCAAGGCTGCCGGGATCGATTTCCGGGGCCGCAGCTACGACGACGACTGGCTGGTGATCGACGCGGACAATCCGGACGGCGGGATCGACCATGTCGAGTTCCTCTGCGATCCGCGTCGTCCGACACCCCACATGCCGGCGCCGATGGGCCGCCAGCGATGGGAGTTCAAGCTGCGCCCCGGCGAGACCCGCGCCGCGATGGAGCGCGACGAGGCCGTCGACCGGGTGCTCGCCCCGTGGGGCGGCCTGGCGAAGGTGCGCATCCACCGCCGCGCGGTCTACCGGTTCCAGGCCCGCTCGGCTTCGACCTACCGCAAGGGGCGGATCATGATCGCCGGCGACGCCGCCCATGTGACGCCGCCCTTCGTCGGCCAGGGCCTGATCTCGGGCCTGCGCGACAGCCACAATCTAGCTTGGAAGCTCGCCGCGGTGGTCCACGGACGGGCGCCGGAGGCCATCCTCGACAGCTACGATGCCGAGCGGCGCCCGCACGCAAGGGCGATGATCGACTTCGCCCGGCGGATCGGAGCGATCGTCGTCCCGCGCAGCCGCCTCGGGGGGATCGTCGTCCACGGACTCTTGAAGGGAGCGCGGCTTCTTCCGACGGCGAGGCGCTACCTCGACCAGCTCGGAATGCGTCCGCCCGCGCGGTTCGCGCGAGGCCTCTTCCGGCGCGGATCGCGAAGCGGCCGGGTGCGGGCCGGCGAAGCGTTTCCGCAAGTCTGGTTGCGCGACGCCGGCGGCGACCGCGTCCGGAGCGACGACGCGTTCGGTCCGTGGCTCGTCTGCCTCGGCTACCGATGCGATCCCTCGGTCATGCTGGATGCGGATGGCCGGACTCTCGCGGCGCGACTGGGGGCGGAGATCGTCGAAATCGTCCCGGCGCACGCCCGATGCCCGCCCGCCGGCTATCGGGATGCGGACGATGCGCTCGAAGGCAGGCTCGCCGCGGGATCGGTGGTGTTGCTGCGGCCCGACCGCGTCGTGATGTGCGCGGGAACGGCCGCCGGCACGCGGGCCATGTTGCTGGACGCGGAGCGGATGATGCGGGACGGAACGGCGGAGACGCGAGGATGA
- a CDS encoding helix-turn-helix domain containing protein, which translates to MVEMPHVLPRKIADAALRVFAERGSEQASVSELARAASVTRATIYNNCPEPGAIFQMVARQLATELQQSIAFANRPVEDPAARLSAGIGHFLRRAHKEPAWGGFLVRFALTTEALRPMLLGQPARDVMEGIETRRFTIGADQVPAALAMIGGSVLSHIALMQDGMVPWRKAAADLSEFVLRSLGLDAREAREIARRDLPELGL; encoded by the coding sequence ATGGTCGAGATGCCGCATGTCCTGCCGCGCAAGATCGCGGATGCCGCGTTGCGCGTGTTCGCCGAGCGGGGATCGGAACAGGCGTCGGTCAGCGAACTGGCGCGAGCCGCCAGCGTGACGCGGGCGACGATCTACAACAATTGTCCAGAGCCCGGCGCCATCTTCCAGATGGTGGCACGTCAGCTCGCGACGGAACTCCAGCAGAGCATCGCTTTCGCGAACCGCCCGGTCGAGGACCCCGCCGCCCGCCTTTCGGCCGGAATCGGGCATTTCCTGCGACGCGCCCACAAGGAGCCGGCCTGGGGAGGCTTCCTCGTCCGCTTCGCCCTGACCACAGAGGCCCTGCGCCCGATGCTCCTCGGGCAGCCGGCGCGCGACGTGATGGAGGGAATCGAGACAAGGCGGTTCACGATCGGCGCCGACCAGGTGCCCGCCGCCCTCGCCATGATCGGCGGCTCGGTCCTGTCGCATATCGCCCTGATGCAGGACGGCATGGTGCCCTGGCGCAAGGCCGCGGCCGACCTGTCGGAGTTCGTCTTGCGCTCGCTCGGGCTCGATGCCCGGGAGGCGCGCGAGATCGCACGGCGCGACCTGCCGGAGTTGGGGCTGTGA
- a CDS encoding acyl-CoA synthetase, whose protein sequence is MTGGSAAPAAAGVPALRTLADIKRFEEVPLAARRLPSSTYEMLKRGAAIAPDAPALSFFLSADEYRSPFVLTHRELMSRITRTANALRRLGIGRTDVVAYILPNLPETHDIIWGGEAAGIVLAINPLLEAAQMRELLVAAGAKWLVTLEPAPGTDIWQKASAAAADAPSLQGVLTVSVGPYLKGVKGVAFRLISRLRRLRAGRLDVRPLAREVAGALADRLSFAAPASGDVSSYFCTGGTTGLPKIARRTHGSEVYDAWAASVFAGELLGPGLSVLCGLPLFHVNGQLVTGLLPWSRGAAVVMATPQGYRGKNVFARFWRIVERYRVYSFSGVPTVYSALLNQPVEGADISSLRFGFCGAAPMPVELFRRFERETGIRIVEAYGLTEAACVSSTNPPEGESRIGSIGLRLPYQEMRVVRLDAEGAFAGFAAPEEPGTIAVRGPNVFAGYVEKAHDAGLWIEIEGERWLNTGDLGRQDGDGYFWLTGRRKELIIRGGHNIDPRVIEDAVQDHPAVALAAAVGRPDAHAGEVPVLVVQLRPGAAANPAGLLAHAASRISERAAHPREVLVVPAMPLTPVGKIFKPALVMAEIERVVRAEAAANSVELAAVAVEMDRRRGMVARVSAIGDPARLKAALGRYSFAVDLQPAEGR, encoded by the coding sequence GTGACGGGCGGCAGCGCGGCTCCGGCGGCGGCCGGCGTGCCGGCGCTTCGCACCCTCGCCGACATCAAGCGCTTCGAGGAGGTCCCGCTTGCGGCGCGCCGGCTTCCCTCCTCGACCTACGAGATGCTGAAACGCGGCGCGGCCATCGCCCCCGACGCGCCGGCGCTGTCGTTCTTCCTGTCGGCCGACGAGTACCGCAGCCCGTTCGTGCTCACGCATCGCGAGCTGATGTCGCGGATCACCCGCACGGCCAACGCGCTGCGCCGGCTGGGGATCGGGCGCACCGACGTCGTGGCCTACATCCTGCCGAACCTCCCCGAGACCCACGACATCATCTGGGGCGGCGAGGCGGCGGGGATCGTGCTGGCCATCAACCCGCTGCTCGAAGCCGCGCAGATGCGCGAGCTGCTCGTCGCCGCCGGCGCGAAATGGCTGGTGACGCTGGAGCCGGCGCCCGGAACCGACATCTGGCAGAAGGCGAGCGCTGCGGCGGCGGACGCTCCCTCGCTGCAAGGCGTCCTAACGGTGAGCGTCGGTCCGTACCTCAAAGGGGTCAAGGGCGTGGCGTTCCGCCTCATCTCGCGTCTGCGCCGGCTCCGGGCGGGGAGGCTGGACGTGCGCCCGCTTGCCCGGGAGGTCGCCGGCGCGCTGGCCGACCGCCTGTCCTTCGCCGCGCCGGCATCGGGCGATGTCAGCTCGTACTTCTGCACCGGCGGAACGACGGGCCTGCCGAAGATCGCCCGACGCACCCACGGGTCGGAGGTCTACGACGCCTGGGCCGCCAGCGTCTTCGCCGGCGAGCTTCTCGGCCCCGGCCTCTCGGTGCTCTGCGGCCTGCCGCTCTTCCACGTGAACGGGCAGCTCGTGACGGGCCTTCTGCCCTGGTCGCGAGGCGCGGCGGTGGTGATGGCGACGCCGCAAGGCTATCGGGGCAAGAACGTCTTTGCCCGCTTCTGGCGGATCGTGGAGCGCTACCGCGTCTACTCCTTCTCCGGCGTGCCCACCGTCTATTCGGCCCTCCTGAACCAGCCGGTGGAAGGGGCCGACATCTCGAGCCTGCGCTTCGGCTTCTGCGGCGCGGCGCCGATGCCGGTGGAACTGTTCCGCCGGTTCGAGCGGGAGACGGGCATCCGGATCGTGGAGGCCTACGGCCTCACCGAAGCGGCGTGCGTCTCCTCCACCAACCCGCCGGAAGGCGAGTCCCGCATCGGCTCGATCGGGCTTCGCCTTCCCTATCAGGAGATGCGCGTCGTCCGGCTCGACGCCGAGGGCGCCTTCGCAGGCTTCGCGGCGCCCGAGGAGCCCGGCACGATCGCCGTCCGCGGCCCGAACGTCTTCGCCGGCTATGTCGAGAAGGCCCACGACGCCGGTCTCTGGATCGAGATCGAGGGCGAGCGCTGGCTGAACACCGGCGATCTCGGGCGGCAGGATGGCGACGGCTATTTCTGGCTGACCGGCCGCCGGAAGGAACTCATCATCCGCGGCGGCCACAACATCGATCCGCGCGTGATCGAGGATGCCGTACAGGACCATCCCGCCGTCGCGCTCGCGGCCGCCGTCGGCCGGCCCGACGCGCACGCAGGCGAGGTGCCGGTCCTTGTCGTCCAGTTGCGTCCGGGCGCCGCAGCCAATCCCGCCGGCCTGCTGGCGCATGCGGCATCCCGCATCTCCGAGCGAGCGGCGCACCCGCGCGAGGTGCTCGTCGTGCCCGCCATGCCGCTGACGCCGGTGGGCAAGATCTTCAAGCCGGCCCTGGTGATGGCCGAGATCGAACGGGTCGTGCGGGCCGAGGCGGCGGCGAACTCGGTCGAGTTGGCCGCCGTCGCGGTCGAGATGGACCGCCGCCGCGGCATGGTCGCGCGCGTCTCGGCCATCGGCGACCCCGCGAGGTTGAAGGCCGCTCTCGGGCGCTATTCGTTCGCCGTCGACCTCCAACCCGCAGAAGGCAGGTGA
- a CDS encoding SDR family oxidoreductase, translated as MKVCVLGASGNVGRRVAARALAEGHTVTAVLREASRLPPALADRVEVRVADHACPRALAEAIDGHDAAVGTAGYLTDPGYIELVDRVVEAAETSLGRGGRFWMMAGAALLDVPGTGRMTLSYPKVPPMYRAHRINYDRVRRTVLDWSVLCPGPMTDAPDGEPTRGLTLSAETWPVRRWPLARLLPDIVTSLNFARSVPRMTIFYEDAARVIVDHLATKGAYSGRRVGIALPGNATHRKQP; from the coding sequence ATGAAGGTCTGTGTTCTGGGTGCGAGCGGCAATGTCGGCCGGAGGGTGGCGGCGCGTGCGCTCGCCGAAGGTCACACGGTGACCGCGGTGCTGCGCGAGGCCTCGCGGCTGCCGCCGGCGCTGGCCGACCGCGTGGAGGTGCGCGTCGCGGACCACGCTTGCCCGCGCGCGCTCGCAGAGGCGATCGACGGGCACGACGCGGCGGTGGGCACGGCGGGCTACCTGACCGATCCAGGCTACATCGAGTTGGTCGACCGCGTCGTCGAGGCGGCCGAGACGAGCCTCGGCCGCGGCGGACGTTTCTGGATGATGGCCGGCGCCGCCCTCCTCGACGTTCCGGGCACCGGCCGGATGACGCTGTCCTATCCGAAGGTCCCTCCGATGTATCGGGCACATCGCATCAATTACGACCGCGTCCGCCGGACCGTGCTCGACTGGTCGGTGCTCTGCCCAGGCCCCATGACCGACGCGCCGGACGGCGAGCCGACGCGGGGCCTGACCCTTTCGGCGGAGACCTGGCCGGTGCGCCGCTGGCCGCTGGCTCGCCTTCTCCCCGACATCGTCACCTCGCTGAACTTCGCCCGCTCGGTGCCGCGGATGACGATCTTCTACGAGGACGCCGCCAGGGTGATCGTGGATCACCTCGCGACGAAGGGCGCATATTCCGGGCGGCGGGTCGGGATCGCGCTTCCCGGAAACGCGACGCACCGGAAGCAGCCGTAG